In Carassius auratus strain Wakin chromosome 41, ASM336829v1, whole genome shotgun sequence, the DNA window CACAAAATAGAAATATGTGCTGAGACACctagaaaaatgtatttgtaaacaagcaaatttattatttataaccaTAAATAATAAgttatttataaacataaataactgaaaaaaatatatgttttgctgTTACAGAAAAAATATGGCAACATTTCCGTACATTTTAGgtcacatttattattgtttttctgtaaataaaaatgatgtcttAAATTGTGAATCAAAGAAAGCGACGGCTCTCTGTTGAGGTTCAGTTCAGAGTTCGTCTCAAGACAGTGTGATTAACATCAGACACACCTTTTTTATTGTAACTCGCCACATAAAACTTTTATTTGCAATAGCTGACATCACAAACCTCACTGTCACTCACTGataacatttcatttacattttcataaaccTTAACTTTTATGCATGagttattattacatataaaaagcTCAATTTACAAAACAAGAATATAATCATTCCCAATATTTTTGTTTCTCCAAATGATGTAAAGAATTGTAAAAATTTTACAAGACACATGACAAAAACATGAATTTTCTGTTCTATTATAATAGAAACCATCATAGGAAGTACTTTTCAATTATAGTACCTGTTACAAGGCTTTGTTTTACAGAAGATCACCTAAAACTGAACAAGGGGTCAAGTGTGGAAACTTCTGTAGCTGGACGAGAATGTTCTCTGTGTGCCTCAGATAATGTCACTTTGGGTCAGTCCTCAAATCAGGGACTTTAAAACTCCTTGAAAGTGAAAAGCGCTCAACATTGAAGATCAAGATTTGCTGTTAAGAAGTTAAGAAGCTAGGAGACTTGTCTAATTGCACATaatcacacagaagaaaaaacttGAGATGAAACCTCTTCATGAAAGCACTGAAGACAGAGAGTAGTGAGACTTCAAAAGAATGACCGATGGCAGGTTTTACTAAAGAGTAGAATGTGAAAAACACTGTTCCTAAACCTAGTAAGCTGCCTTCATAGACACCTGCCTTCAGAGACAACATCATAACTGAAATGGATTTAAATGTATACTTCTCAGTATGTTTTATCAAGCTCTCCAGAATGCATTAGAAGGTGCATTATCTTTAACAGCACAATCATAATTCCTACCTTTTAGAACAGACTAAAATGTCAGATTGCACTTATAATCAAAAACACCTTTAAAAAAGCACAAGTTAATACTaaatgaatgatatatatatatataaattttgttatatatattttttccaaaatgcaataaatccatgatactttttttctttttttacttggtcaatactaatcttatgactaaaaatacatttatcagtCATCGCTTCCAAAATTAATTCAatgggtcatcttgttaatgctataaattaattatagcaataaaataaaatttcatcatgaCCAAGAACATCAATATCACATTAGACCAGAGAAATTTCCCTTACATTCatcttccaaaagtgcattcatctttgccatgttacattcatttagttgactagtgctatgtgtattatcaaaattaataaaaatgtacctgtattaacaaaaacataaatggcattaataaaaacactgacaagctatgcaatatcacttcataatcgaatgcgattcatctaatgaacgcGATATAGCGATAATatctctgtctattaaatgcatctgaataatttccatctgaaagcacgtgatagAGGTTCACTGGTACTGTTAATCACAGAAACTGAATACTGTACAGGACATGAAGTAACCTAGTATGCAACATTTATTTGCATTCTTTTTTGTTGTACCTCGGAAGTGATGTCAGTCGTCCATGGATCCACCCGGACCCCGTCACTCCAGCCTCTGAGGATGTTCACTGGGCACTGCTCCTTCAGCCCAGAGGTGATCCTGCACATACACATCTGTTTTACATTTCTTTCTTCAATGTTTAGTTCACACATCACCCTCGTCCTACTAACCAGCTCACTTAAACACACAGGAAATGATGTGATgtcacacagaattcaccacagaAGTTATATGATGATAGAGTCATGATAACGGCGTAtaactcccacacacacacacacacacaccaaaaaccACATTCAACTCATGAAAAGTTTTACTTATGCGGAAATgttatatgcaaaaaataaatatttaaaaaattgtatatatttagctGAGATCAAACTTAGATTTTGAtagtattttgttgtatttttagatTGTTCTGTAATTTTGAGACAGTTATTTTTAACTCATCCATGGCACAGTCTTCATGGTGAAGGCACATTTCTTTCAAAGGAGACACATCCGTCAGCCAATGACCTATGCCTCTGTAAAGAGAGTCACAAACAGTTACAGCTTGTAACACACTGACTAAAGGTCCATTCACATCAAAAATTCTAACTATAAAGATGAATATAAGGACAACTGATATATTCACCAAACTGACATCAGTTTTCTCACCACTGAGACTGTCAGGTAATGAAGGATTGGTAGAGAAACAGCCCATCTGAGACAGCGCCCCCTTCTGATCGATCTCGAAGAAGACGCTTGGAGAAGGCCTGACCTGAATTGTCACATTCACAGGGCATCCCTCTCTATCGAAACAATCCAcatgtttaaaatgattgttcaaatcagtagtgtagccagaaaagagactctgggtgtgcatatgaaaatctgggtgtgccacatttattgtcagattactgtgcaaaattatgggatagtatttttgtcacactgcttccgtccaaccatactctagtgttaatttgcaggtcgtgtcaaaatgtagttaattgttaaatgtaataattttctttaaaatacgataattttgaactttagctatttttctttttgtttatttgttcattacaatttattcactttaaataaattataatatataattataggattaaaatgaagtgtagttgctcaatatagatcttATATTTGCACGCGTGCCGAGGCGCAGGTTTGCGCGCTTCGGATGAgcgcatgcacaaatcttctcactgcgcgcGCGAACTCGCTGCCTCTGGctcttaaaatgtttaaactgacaaagcttaaatgagtttagtttacacagatatcagcacccaggtgatgacggaataaattactgctcatatacagcatttgtccaggtttttttttttttttttttcatgtttttgtaaagtctgggaagccagaatgcgcatgcatcaacagaaacatttattagcggAACCCTgtttttttacgtgccatttatagcaagccatattacagatgatattacagatgctttgtcagatttaagttgagatttaagttgaaccgtgtgtggtgaaccgaacggttttttttttttttcagcgaaccgtgccatccctattacctcaataatcaatcaattacaggcttaaaacagttgtgtcaagtataaatgtctcatctgtttcgggaggtgcgcgcgcagtcagcggaggctcgcacctcccaactcgcaagatctgaatcaaccgagtcgcgaacatgctccgaagtgccgatgtgaatcaaccgagtcgcacccgcgtgccgatctgaatcaaccgagtcgcgaacaggctccgaagtgccgatctgaatcaaccgagtcgcgaacaggctccgaagtgccgatctgaatcaaccgagtcgcaaaaaggctccgaagtgccgatctgaatcaaccgagtcgcgaacatgctccgaagtgccgatgtgaatcaaccgagtcgcgaacaggctccgaagtgccgatctgaataaaccgagtcgcgaacaggctccgaagtgccgatctgaatcaaccgagtcgcgaaaaggctccgaagtgccgatctgaatcaaccgagtcgcgaacatgctccgaagtgccgatctgaatcaaccgagtcgcgaaaaggctccgaagtgccgatctgaatcaaccgagtcgcgaaaaggctccgaagtgccgatctgaatcaaccgagtcgcgaacatgctccgaagtgccgatgtgaatcaaccgagtggcgaacatgctccgaagtcccgatctgaatcaaccgagtcgcgaacatgctccgaagtgccgatgtgaatcaaccgagtggcgaacatgctccgaagtgccgatctgaatcaaccgagtcgtaaGTACTGTGTTTGTATGTTACATGTTTttcaattaaagttattaacctTACACATatacaatgttattttagtattatttatatactaatatgtattatttttcatatttatatagtgtttatttatacttaaaatgggcttttatttttatatttttagccttcaatttaattttaagtttcaggaattttataatgtgcttttgtcattttatgtccgttttttatgtatatttctatttagccttattattattattattattattattattattattatttactttcagttttatttttatttttttacataatttagatagttgctaaggcaacatttctaattaccATTGAagctttgttttaaaaatgttcttctaaaatgtacattttatttcagattaatttcaataaaacaacaacaacaacaaaaacaatttctaatagCACAGCAGTGATAAGAAAATTAACCAGGGATTTACTAATGTACAGAGTGGAATGTCAAAATCGGAATTATTCACAAACACAGAATAATTTACAAACTCAAATCGTCTGAATAAAATATGGAATAAAAtaattccataataataatattttttttatcttattttataaaaaatagtttattatttttatgtcagtTTAAATTTTTAACAATGTCAGTACTTCAGCTTATACTTATTTcagtatatatgtttatatatataagtgaGCTTTTAcgcaaattcaaataaattaaatattgatcattaaaattagtaattaatattttaaaattatattgaatcatcaaatgaaaaaataaaataaaaaattgagccACTAAAGAATCccttaaaacataaaattaaaatatttgttcataatagaacagaatagaagcTAGaagctacaaacacacacacacacacacacacacacgcagtcaaGCACCATATTGACAACAATTCACAGCAATTAATCAAAATAGCATCAGTCAAATGAATATGAGTGAAGGAAATCGTGAAGCGGTGTGAAGTACAGTTACTGTCTAATTCTGAAACTCCTTCTAATTTATCAAGCATCTTGAATGATGTGAAGCAGGAGTGGATCAGAGGTCAAATACAGAACAGATGATAATGGCTGAAAACCACAGTGGATAAATCTCACATGAATAATCCAGTGAAGCAgcaattttcttttaataattcataatcaCCTGATTCATCACCTGCTTATTTCACCAGCACTATTTAAACCGAGCTGCTGTTTGCATCACATCTGAGCACAGATACAGTAAGTTTGGTTTCAGACTCATGAACTCCACCAACCTCACGGCATCATGAAGATCTTCCTGCTGATTCTCCTGCTGGTGTCTGCTTTGTCAGATATTTTGTGCCAGAACGTCAGTCCTGATGAGGATAACTGGATGAGTGCCAGGTATCCAGACCAGGTTAGTGATACTTTCTTACCCTTCACTGTAGTTATGCAATATAGAAGTGATATCATACTTGTGATATACTAAATGAATAAgattatttaacaatttataattAAAGTTTATCATTTGGATGCATtgcttaattattcatttatatcaTCTGAAGGTAAATTTGCTAGAATCTGACCTAAAGTCGATGTTGGAAGGGGTCAGCCGAACACCTGGTCTACAACAGGTTTTTGGTCTAATGGGGAAAAGATCatctggtaaaaaataaataaaattataaattatttttattctcaaTTCTGATTTATCAATTCATATATACACtgtagatatataaaataaacaatataaacgtTGCTTTCTCTCCACAGCAAAATCACAGATAACACGAAGGCGTACGTATTTTGGGGAGTTTTTCTAATCAAGTGTACATGTACTGTACTTTGGAATATTGTGTTGTATTCAAATGtgctttaaaagtaaataaaaagtaatattgtttttTGCACTTATGATTGAAGGGTGCCTTATAATATGcacatttacattaatgcaattattaaaCTCCTTTCAAAAGACAAAATTGCAGCTCAAGCTGAATTGTGTGGGAATCAAATCTGATAATGTGGTTTATCTTCCAGGGCAGAAATTCCAGACTTTTGTGGGTCTAATGGGAAAACGTAATGTGGTTGAACCAGGTTAGTCagttctttctttccttttgcaTGCATATTCTGTCAATATGTTTTCAATATAAATTCTGACGTTTGTTTTCTTTTAGGATCCTTCTAGGAAAAAGGCTGAAACTGATAATTCCAGGTTCagaaataactaaaaaataaataaacaaaaaggtaAATGTTATTTGGGACATTGCATTTGTCTTCTATACATGATattaccacctccatgctttactggaggaatgcaTGTTGGTGTTTTATCTGTCACTTGGATGTTAAATACAGCTGGatcaaacaaaaactgtgtccttTTTTCCGGCTGCAAAGAATCgaaatgtgattattttctatacccactgtatatacatgtataagttaaagattaagttaaaaatgtttatcaactgatcaaaatgattaaaaatgtaattcataattataatacTGGTGCCACTTTTCCTTTATACGCTTTAAACATGAATTATTCTTGACAGTTCAGTGTATTCTTGCTATGTAACTGTAAAacctatttggaaatatttattataaattaatacaaacattaaaaattttaatcaccACTACTTTGAGGTGTGTTTTAATGCGATACAATGAGGGATGAACGCGTGACAACTGCCAAGTAACAAGATCATTTCAATATTATGATCAGTGTTTCTTGTACAAAAACGTTGTTGTGGGTAGATTTTTAGTAGtttgaatgtttattaaaaaacaaaacaaaaaaacacttatgaCGGTTGCCAGTCTTGTTTCAGCAATCTAAATGATCAACCTGTATCATCACAAGTTTATTAAGAGACTGTACAATATGaatgaaaaaactgaaaaatacagaaacagaGAACATacgaaagaaaacaaaaattgctTTGGACTCGTGTCCTAACAGCTGAAATACTGTGCAGCAGAGGTGAGCTTACAGACAAACATGCTGAAACCACTCTTTCATCAGAACATCTCTGGTGCGCTCCATGAATTAAGACTCCCGTCTGCTGAGTATTCAAAGAAATATTACGTTAGCTGTCTTGGTGGACGTATAACATTAATGAAGTTATAGGAGGTGGTCAAAGGATATGGACTAGACAGACATTATACTTTGGAAACACTTCTGCATTAAGAGAAAAACTAAATAAGCCAAAAGAGCAAATAATGCGTTTGCCCATCCCCGGATGTCATTTGTGCATTTACGGTTGTAGAATTTGGCCTGCTGCATGGGATTCTCTGGTTTACCGAGGGAAAAACACTTCTGTTATAGAGGTTCTTGTTATTTAGTTAAAGAGTAAACAATTTATCACCAAAATTGAACAAGTTGAACAGTTAGAAATTTTGTTTGCAATATGACTGCAGACATCAGCTGGCAAGTGAATTCAGTATAGATTTTGTTTAGATTGTTATGGGTTTGGCTCGTCTAAGACTGAGTTTCACAAAGGTAAACGCTTTAGCAGAAGTCCATGAACAGCTTGAACGCCTCCGACAGACTGCAAGGACAGCTCGGAGTCTGAAGGCTGCACAGATATCAGGTCGGGGGGGATTGGCTAATGAGGACAACCTGGTCATCGGAAATGATTTTAAAAGATCTTCCCTTTCTTCTTATTCTTTTCCAAACTCCtgtagagaaaaaataaataaataaataactgaaacaaGCAGGGATGCATTATAGAAATTCAGAAGGGTctgtttgcaaaataaataaataaaataatgttttgtgaaattaaaaatagataaaaattgtataatatgtAATTGTTTTACATACATCCTCTGCTGCTCCAGGATGCGCTGATGGGTCTCCCAGGTGGATCGGTCCTCCTCAAACTGACGTCGTCTCTCCTCCAGCTCCTTATGCTGAGCCTCCAGGTTCTTCTTCATCTGCTCATGACGCCGCTGCAGCTGCACAGGgcacaaaacaaaagttttggAA includes these proteins:
- the LOC113059291 gene encoding protachykinin → MKIFLLILLLVSALSDILCQNVSPDEDNWMSARYPDQVNLLESDLKSMLEGVSRTPGLQQVFGLMGKRSSAKSQITRRRQKFQTFVGLMGKRNVVEPGSF